The sequence AGCACCGATTGCAGGGTTTTCGCCTAAAATCCGCAATATGCGTCGGTCACGATCCTCTCCGCTGAACTGTGCAAGTGGATCCGCTATGCTTGTCTCGGCAAATTTTTTTGCTAATCTCTTCGGCGCAAACACTCTTCGACCTCCTCTAGATTAGACACCTGTAACTGAAAGCTACTGACGTTCCGCATCATGCCATTTTCTTCTCGGTCGTATGGATTGAAGCCATATTGGCGTAAGACATAAAATAGGAGTGCTTTGCTTGTTGAAACAGGTAGTTTGCCGTCCTCCATTTCATACTCGTATTCCAATTGGGAGCGTCTCCATTCGTTGTGAACGCCTGCCGCCGAGAACTGGACAATGATGTTCTCGGTCCACTCACCGTCGATAGGAATCGATTTTTCTGGGCGCGAGGTTAACTCTGGTCGGGTCATGCGCGTTAGCACATAGTCACCGTAGCGAGCTTCTTCCAAATGATATGCTCTGATATGCCATCGGTGCCCATCGCTGACCAGCGCCGTCGGAACAAGGGTACGGCTGCTTACGCTGCCTGAACTTATCGAGGCATAATCGCAAAGAAGCGCTGATTCAGAATTTATTGCCTGAACAACGGCTTTCACTGTTGCTTTGCTCAGCGGACGTGAGGAAACTGATACAGTTGCGACCTGTGGTAGATTCCTAATCCAAACTTCGCTATTTGTTCGATAGCCTTTTGCGAGCATTTCCAGATGCATGAAATACTCTGAGGCTTCTCCAGAAATGAGCTTTGGCTCAAAACTATCGCCTGCAATGTAGGCTCTCTGCCTTGGGTCATAGCTCATGTTTCCGGGGCAGGAATCCAGATATGTCGTCAAGTCGGTAGTTGCTTGCTGTGGCGATATCGAAAATTGATCCTGAAGTTGCGGGCGGCCAACCTTTCCGTCCCAGTTCAGGCAGAATTCTATGAACTCGAAGCGCCTTCTTATGTTTGTTTTTATGTCTTTGAACTCTTCCAAGGCTATCCCCCGATCTTTTTATGAACCATAGCACCTTGACACTAACTTATGAAGCCCTATTTTATAGGATGTAACAAGAAAATAGAGGACGCCTTGTTCTGCGCGAGGTACTTTGAGACAGGAGCTGCTATGACTTGGCGATACAATGCTGCGCGAGACCGCATCCAAAATTTAATTGCAAATGCACCTAAGATTGAAGTTCAGAACTTCTACGAAGAGTATTTGCCGGAATTCACCAAGACGCGAGCTGTTTTGATGGCTGCGGGGCAAAGAGAAACTCAGCCTTTGTATGAACTTCCAAAAGGGCGAGCAGTTGTTGTCGATACTGTGCAGGTTTACGTCGCCATAACGAACTATGATGAATATCGGATGGAAGCACTGCGCGAAACAGAAGCCTCGCATGCTAAAGCTCTAAGATTTTTGCACCTTCATTACAGTGCATGTGATCGAGTGATTGAAAATAGCCCAGCTCAACGGGTCGATTTCCATGGTGGACGAATGCATGCGGTTATCTTAGGCAACGGACAAAATGGTGTGACGTCTGAAACCATTGCCGAAGCTTTCGCGTTCGTGCGGGACTTGCGCTATGTTGCGGAGCAAGCGAACAAACAACTGGCCGGAGGCGATTTTACCGCTCGCTTTCGCATTGGAATTGACGCCGGACCCTGCGTGGCAATCAATAATGGGACAGGCTTAGAACAAGAGCCAATGTTCCTTGGTAGTCCGGCTAACCACGCTGCTAAGTTGGCAGACGGAGATGAGCCTGGACTGTTTGTTTCCGACAGAGTTCGAGCTAAACTCGGTCGGCCCGAGCTGGGTTCTTTGTTGGAGTCACGACTGCAACTGGATACAGATACATTCGACAGATATCTTTCATCGAGAGATGCTGTAGAAGGTGTTACTCTTGGTCTTGACCAATCGCCAAGCAACGTTGAAGGACTTCTGACAGAATGGCATTCTGAAATCCGTTCCAAGAAAGTGCCTAATCCTACTGATCCAAATTTTCAGTTTCACTACAAAGAACCTCCTTTGTCGGAAATTGAGTTCGACAAGCTTTCGCCGAGTAATTCAATTAGGATGCCCCTTGCCTCGATCTATGCCGACCTTTCTGGTTTCACCAACTATGTCGATGGTGCAATAGCACAGGGAAAGATCGGCGATGCTGTAAAAGCGTTGCATGTCATTCGTGAAGAATTTCAGCACGTGGTAAGCGATGATTTTGGCGGTCGGAAAATCCGCTTTATCGGTGATTGTGTTCACGCATTGACCGCCCACGGATCATCAACGGAGACGGATACCAAAGAGACATTGTTGCAGGCAGCTAAATGCGCTGGAGGTATTCGCTCTTCATTTAATCTGTGCCGCGATTTGCTTGAGGGTGCTGAGCCTTTGGGGTTGGCGATTGGTGTCGAGTTTGGGCCAACGCCTATTTCGAGAATAGGAATCCGCGGCGACCGTTCGGTCAGGGTTGCGTCAAGTAAGGCGACAAGCGTTTCAGAAAGCGTCCAGAAGTCATGTGAACACAATGAAACCCGGTTTGGCCCAACTGCAATGAAGTCTCTTCCGAGCTATCTTCGAGATGTCGTTGGCACAGATGGTGGAGCAGGCGAGTTGGACTTCGATGATGTAAGTACGGCTAGCAGTCAGCCCGTCGCGAGTGTCGTCGCAGCGCCGTATGCTAGGGCACACGCACCTAACTCCCAAGATGACACCAGAGCGCATTTCGACGGCCTATGAGTTCGATAGATATTCTTTTTGAAGCCAAGCCCGACTGGGTCGACGTTCTAGCTCGGAAGCGTAGGGTGCTAGAAGTTAAGGCCCATAGCCAAAAAGATAGCGGTGCGCCGGGTGAGCTGTATTTCATAAGCATTGAGACCGTCGGCGCGGATTCTATCAAAGCATTTGAAACTTCGGCTCACAGGCGCTTGCCAAAGTGCTGTATTGAGCGGCACATCAACGATGACACAAGTTTTTGCCTATACTTGAACTCAACTCGCCCGGTTTTTAGTGAGCAAGACGCATGGAGTTGGTGGGCGATGCTCGGAAGATACCTATCTAATCAAGATTTTGCATCCAAGCATGGCCTTTGGCCGCGTGATCAAGGCCTGAGTCACGGAAGCGCCGCAAACACTCAAATTCGAATGGAAGAGATAGCTGAGCCGTTGGGTTGGAAGTCAGAGGTCTTGGATTCAATTTTTCGTAGTCGTGGCTTTCTTTATGAGAGGCCGTTGAGGCAACACAAAGACAAGGAAAAGGGTTTCGTAAATCTGCGAAACCCTTGCCCAAGAGGGTGCAAGAAACTTCACTTTCCACATAGAAATCAGGAATGCAAAGGAGCTACATGTGAAGAGATCTGTAACAAATCTCATAAAGCTATACTTCGAGCATCTTGCCCAAACAGAGAAGTGATTGAACAACTGAATCGACTTGAAATTCTCCGTAAGTCTCAAGAGGAGCAACTGGTCAAAACCCTTCTCAAAAAGGGCACTAGGTGCTGCGGTTCAATGAGAAATTGCCCTTTAGCGAGTTAGGCGCTTTCCAAAGCATCCGGCCGCCTAACCGGGGTAGCAACGCTAACAAGCGTCGCATTTCAACAATCGCTCACAAGTCCAAAAGTCTCTGCGCTGTGGATCGGTGAAAGTAGTTGAAATTGTATCTCAATTGAGATACAATTTTACTTAGGAGGATACTCATATGCCCGCACAAACTTCGATGCTCCATGTCCGCGTGGATGACCAACTCAAAGCTAAAGCCACTGACGCCCTTGCTGGGGTCGGCCTGACACTCTCGGATGCCGTGCGTATCCTGTTGACCCGCGTTGCAACGGAAGGCGGATTACCCGCAGGCCTGACTGCTGATCCAGACGCTTATGACGCTTGGTTTCGAGCCAAAGTGCAGGAAGCTCTGGATGATCCGCGCCCCGCTGTTCCACATACCCAAGTGATGCAGGAAGCGCAGGCGCTGATTGACGAGAAACGCCGTGCTCAAACTTGAATGGAAGGCAACGGCAATCGCCGACCTGCTCGCGATTATCAATTATATTTCCGACGACAATCCTGACGCGGCCCAAGCTCTCAAAGACGAAATTGAGGCGAAAACCTCACGCCTCCCCGATAGCCCGCAGCTCTACCGCGTGGGGCGGATCGACGGCACACGCGAGATGGTCATCCGGCCAAACTACATCGTAATCTATGCTGAGAACGCCGTCGCTGTGACAATCCTGCGTGTACTCCACGCGGCCCAGCAATGGCCTGAGACGTAACGCCCCCTCCTGCTGGGACGGTCCGTAGGGGTGTTTATCATCAAGATTGTCGGGGTGCCGATTCTTATAAACCCTAAAGTCGTTTTCAGAAAAAACACTTGTCAAATAGAACACCAATTTCCCCCACCAACTCGCGTTATTGGTTTATTCATATCACGACTTAGGCGCCTTAAGCGTTTTTCACTCGCAGCATTTGTCACTATGGGCGGTGGTTTCAACCGGTGGACGCAACACTTTAGTCTTTTGGAAGAGATGGAGTGTTGAACATGAAGTATCGTCGCAGAATTTACTATTCGTCTAAGCAGCGCACGGAGATTTGGGATCGTTGGCAACGTGGGGAGTCCATGAGGTCGATTGGGCGCGTGTTTGATAGGCCCTCCTCGTCGGTCTTTTCAGTGATCTCGCCTACGGGTGGCATTCGTCCACCAGATCGCAAACCTGGCACCCGTGCTTTGAGCCTTGTTGAGCGGGAGGAAATATCGCGTGGGCTGAGCATCAAATGTTCACTACGCATGATAGCGCACCAATTAGGGCGCTCCCCGTCGACCATCAGCCGCGAGGTTAGGCGCAATGGTGGGCCTGCTGGATATCGTGCGGTGACTTCAGACCAAGCAACGTGGGATCGCGCTTTGCGCCCCAAGGCATGTAAGCTGGCTTGTCATCCATCTTTGAGCCGCGCAGTATCAGCAAAGCTGCGACGTAAATGGTCGCCCGAGCAGATTGCGGGCTGGCTCAAACGTGCGTTTCCGGGAGAGGCGCAGAGACAAGTGTCACACGAGACGATATACAAAAGCCTATACATACAAGCACGTGGCGTCCTCAAGAAGGAGCTGCTGGAGCATCTGCGTGCCAAGCGTACAGTTCGGCGGTCTAAGCATGCCAGCCTCAAGCGCAACGGTCTTGGTCAGATCAAGAACGCCATATCAATCTCAGAAAGACCAGCATCGGTCGAGGATCGGGCTGTTCCAGGCCACTGGGAGGGCGATCTCATCGGAGGGTCCAAAAATAGCTACATTGCAACTCTCGTCGAACGTCATTCTCGGTACGTCATGCTGGTCAAAGTCGCCAACAAGGATACCGAAAGTGTCGTCACGGGGCTGATTAAATCGGCTCATAAAT is a genomic window of Falsihalocynthiibacter arcticus containing:
- a CDS encoding WYL domain-containing protein codes for the protein MEEFKDIKTNIRRRFEFIEFCLNWDGKVGRPQLQDQFSISPQQATTDLTTYLDSCPGNMSYDPRQRAYIAGDSFEPKLISGEASEYFMHLEMLAKGYRTNSEVWIRNLPQVATVSVSSRPLSKATVKAVVQAINSESALLCDYASISSGSVSSRTLVPTALVSDGHRWHIRAYHLEEARYGDYVLTRMTRPELTSRPEKSIPIDGEWTENIIVQFSAAGVHNEWRRSQLEYEYEMEDGKLPVSTSKALLFYVLRQYGFNPYDREENGMMRNVSSFQLQVSNLEEVEECLRRRD
- a CDS encoding E2 domain-containing protein, with translation MSSIDILFEAKPDWVDVLARKRRVLEVKAHSQKDSGAPGELYFISIETVGADSIKAFETSAHRRLPKCCIERHINDDTSFCLYLNSTRPVFSEQDAWSWWAMLGRYLSNQDFASKHGLWPRDQGLSHGSAANTQIRMEEIAEPLGWKSEVLDSIFRSRGFLYERPLRQHKDKEKGFVNLRNPCPRGCKKLHFPHRNQECKGATCEEICNKSHKAILRASCPNREVIEQLNRLEILRKSQEEQLVKTLLKKGTRCCGSMRNCPLAS
- a CDS encoding type II toxin-antitoxin system RelB/DinJ family antitoxin, with the protein product MPAQTSMLHVRVDDQLKAKATDALAGVGLTLSDAVRILLTRVATEGGLPAGLTADPDAYDAWFRAKVQEALDDPRPAVPHTQVMQEAQALIDEKRRAQT
- a CDS encoding type II toxin-antitoxin system mRNA interferase toxin, RelE/StbE family; translated protein: MLKLEWKATAIADLLAIINYISDDNPDAAQALKDEIEAKTSRLPDSPQLYRVGRIDGTREMVIRPNYIVIYAENAVAVTILRVLHAAQQWPET
- a CDS encoding IS30 family transposase, whose translation is MKYRRRIYYSSKQRTEIWDRWQRGESMRSIGRVFDRPSSSVFSVISPTGGIRPPDRKPGTRALSLVEREEISRGLSIKCSLRMIAHQLGRSPSTISREVRRNGGPAGYRAVTSDQATWDRALRPKACKLACHPSLSRAVSAKLRRKWSPEQIAGWLKRAFPGEAQRQVSHETIYKSLYIQARGVLKKELLEHLRAKRTVRRSKHASLKRNGLGQIKNAISISERPASVEDRAVPGHWEGDLIGGSKNSYIATLVERHSRYVMLVKVANKDTESVVTGLIKSAHKLPRELYKSLTWDRGKELADHPRFTLATDVDVYFCDPQSPWQRGSNENTNRLLRQYLPRGTDLSVHSQAKLSAIARQLNERPRKTLQYQTEVVAGIRTSS